In the Gammaproteobacteria bacterium genome, ACAGGTCACCGCCGCACTGGAACAGCTTGGCCTGACCGTCGTCGCTGCCCGCATCGTGGTGATCGGTCCCGAGCAGGTCATCCACACCTACACGGTGCTGGAAGCCGATGGCAGCACCATCGATGATCCGCAGCGCGAGCAGCACATTCTCGCGACCCTGCAGCAGCGCCTGAATGCCGATGCCAACTCCATGCGGGTCCAGCGGCGCACTCCGCGGCAGATGCGCATCTTCACGACCGAGCCACGAATCAGCTTTTCGGTCGTGCCCAACCGCGAACGAACTGCCATGGAGGTGGTTGCGCAAGACATGCCGGGGCTGCTGTCGCGCATCGGCTCCTGCTTCGACGCACTGGACATTCGCCTGCAGAATGCCAAGATTGCGACCATCGGCGAGCGTGCCGAAGACGTGTTCTTCATGACCACCAGCGCCAATGCGGCATTGACACCCGAAGAAGAAGAACAGCTGAGGTCGCTGCTGGAACAGAAGCTCGCTCCCAACAGCTGACATCGTCACGGCTGGCGAGGCATGCCAGCAGGACAAACCACAACAACGAGAATGAAACGGGCATGAATCCCTTTATCAAGAAACTGCAGCCTTACCCCTTCGAACGCCTGGCCGCATTGAAAGCCGGCGTCACACCCGAGACCGACAAGGCACACATCGCGCTGTCGATTGGCGAGCCGCAACATGCGCCACCGGCCTTCGCGATCGCCGAGCTGGAAAAGCACATGGAAGGCCTGGCGGCCTATCCCCAGGCACGCGGCATTCCCGAACTCCGCCAGGCGATTGCGGCGTGGCTGCAGCGACGTTACGACCTCGGCGAGCTGATCGACCCCGAACAGCACGTCGTGCCGTTGACCGGCACTCGCGAGGGCCTGTTCGCCTTCGTGCAGGCGGCAATCGACGCAAGCAAGGGCGCGCCTGCGGTCCTGATGCCGAATCCCTTCTACCAGATCTACGAAGGCGCGGCCTACCTTGCCGGCGCCGAGCCGGTGTACATGAATACCACGGCGGAGACCGGCTTCCTGCCCGACTTTTCACGCATCGACCAGGCAACCTGGCAAGCCGCACAGATTGTTTTCATCTGCACGCCAGGCAATCCCACCGGCGCGGTCATGTCGATCGAACAGATGCAGGAACTGATCGGGCTGGCCGACGAGCACGACTTCATCATTGTCTCCGATGAATGCTATGCCGAGCTTTACGACGAAGCCGGCACGCCGCCGCCCGGGCTGCTGGAGGCCTGCAAGGCCATGGGCCGGAACGATTTCAAGCGCTGCGTGGTGATGCATTCCCTGTCCAAGCGCTCCAACCTGCCGGGCCTGCGCTCGGGCTTTGCGGCCGGCGATGCCGACATCATCCAGCCCTTCATTGCCTACCGGACCTACCATGGCTGCGCGATGCCGCTGCCGGCCCAGCACGCGAGCATTGCCGCCTGGAACGACGATGCGCATGTCTCCGACAATCGGCGACTGTACCGACAGAAATACGCACTGGCCGAGAAGATCCTCGGCGAAGTGACCGAGCTGGACATTCCCTCGGCGACCTTCTATCTCTGGATGAAGACGCCGATCGACGCCGAGACCTTTGCCCGCAAGCTGTTCCAGCAGGAGAACCTGACCACCCTGCCAGGCAGCTACCTGTCACGTGATACCGACAGCGGCAACCCCGGCGAGGGCTACCTTCGCGTCTCGCTGGTACCGGACCTCGCGGCTTGCGAAGATGCACTCTGGCGCATCCGCCGCGTCATCGAATCATTGCAAGTCCGACACGAAACACGGGAGCGATCATGAGCAACCTGCAGGACATCATCGAACACGCCTTCGAGGAGCGCGATGGCCTGAGCGCGGCCTCCGCCTCGCCCGACCTGCGCGAAGCCATTGACGAAACCATCATGCGACTCGACCGGGGCCAGGAGCGGGTCGCCGAGAAGATCGATGGTGAATGGGTGGTGCACGAATGGCTGAAGAAAGCCGTGCTGCTGTATTTCCGCACCCACGACAACGACGTGGTGCAAGGCGGTTTCACGCGCTTCTATGACAAGGTGCCGATGAAGTACAGCGGCTACTCGACCGATGATTTTCATCGCGATGGCGTGCGCGTAGTGCCGCCGGCCATGGTTCGCCAGGGCGCTTACGTGGGCAAGGACGCCGTGCTGATGCCGTCCTACATCAACATCGGCGCCTGGGTCGGCGCTGGCTCCATGATCGACACCTGGGCAACAGTGGGTAGCTGCGCACAGATCGGTGCCAACGTGCACGTGTCCGGCGGCGCCGGTATCGGCGGCGTCCTGGAACCCCTGCAGGCGACACCAACGATCATCGAGGACAACTGTTTCATCGGTGCGCGCTCGGAAGTGGTCGAGGGCGTCATTGTCGAAGAAGGCGCGGTGATCGGCATGGGCGTGTTCCTTGGTCAGTCGACCCGGATCTATGATCGCGACAAGGACGAGATCATCTATGGCCGGGTGCCGGCCGGCAGCGTGGTGGTGCCGGGCACCCTGCCCGCAGCCAATGGCAAGTACAGCCTGGCCTGTGCCGTGATCGTGAAGAAGGTCGATGAAAAGACCCGTGCCAAGGTCGGCATCAATTCGTTGCTGCGATCGGCGCAAGAAGAGGCATAGGAAGAAGCATGATCCTTTACGGCATCCCGAACTGCGACACCTGCCGCAAGGCCAGGAAGTGGCTTGATAGCGAGGGTGTCGCCCACGAATTCCACGACGTGCGCGAGCAGCCACTGGATCGCAAGACACTGGCCGACTGGGAACGGCGTTTCGGCGACGCCCTGGTCAACCGCCGCTCGACCACCTGGCGCCAGCTCGATGAATCTGCCAGGCGGATGGACGACATCCCGGCGCTGTTGCTAGAGCACCCGACGCTGATGAAGCGTCCGGTGCTGGCCGGCCGGGACTTTGCCCTGCTGGGCTTCAAGCCAGGCGACTGGCAAGCTGCCATCGAGAAGTGAGGCCATCATGAGCAGGACACTCGAACTCGCCCAGGAACTGATCCGCCGCCGCTCGGTGACACCGGACGACGCCGGCTGCCAGGACGTGCTCGCCGCGCGGCTGGAATCCCTGGGTTTCCGCTGCGAGTGGCTGGACCGCAACGGGGTTCGCAACCTCTGGGCGGTGCGCGGAGACGACGGCCCGCTGTTCGCCTTTGCCGGACACACCGATGTCGTGCCGACCGGTCCCGAGACCGAATGGACACATCCGCCTTTCGATGCCGTGGTCGCAGACGGCATCCTGCACGGTCGCGGCGCGGCCGACATGAAGGGCAGCCTCGCAGCCATGCTCGCGGCTACCGGGCAATTCCTCGCGGACACGCCGGAACCCGCGTTCCGGATTGCCTTCCTCATCACCAGTGACGAGGAAGGTCCGGCAAGGGATGGCACCCTGGCGGTAATGGAAACGCTGGCGGCAAGAAACGAACAGATCGATTACTGCATCGTCGGCGAGCCGTCGAGCCGGGACGCGCTGGGTGATGTCATCCGGGTCGGTCGTCGCGGCTCGCTGAACGCGAAGCTGCGGATCAAGGGCAAGCAGGGGCACGTGGCCTACCCGGATCTTGCAATGAACCCGATTCACCAGGCCATCAAGGGGCTCGAGGGCCTGGTCGAACGCATCTGGGACCATGGCCAGGACTCTTTCCCGCCAACGTCATTCCAGATTTCGAACATCAGTGCCGGCACGGGTGCCGAGAACGTGATTCCCGGCTCCCTGGATTGCGCCTTCAATTTCCGCTACTCCCCCGCGCTGACATCGCAGCGACTGCGCCACCAGGTCGTCGAGGAACTCAGGTATCACGATATCGAGTTCGACATCGAGTGGCGCGAATCCGGCGAGCCGTTCTACACCGAACCCGGCCTGCTGCGCGACGCCGTCGATGCCGCCATCCAGCAGGTCTGCGGCCGCACGCCGGAGCACAGCACCGGTGGTGGCACCTCCGACGGCCGCTACATTGCACCCAGCGGTGCGCAGGTCGTCGAGCTCGGGCCCATCAACGCCACCATCCACCAGCTTGACGAGCAGGTTTCGGTGGCGGAACTGGACCAGCTGGCCGAGACCTACACCGCCGTGCTTGTCGAAGTGGCTTCACGACTGGGCTGACCACCCTCACCCGGGCATGAAAAAAGGCGTCGACCGTTCACCCGGCGACGCCTTTCCTGCATCCGGGCTGTCGACTCACCGGCTGGATCGCGAGAAGTTCACCAGCAATCCAGCGAGACCCAGGCCGGCAAAGGCCAGCAGGGTCCAGGTCGGCATGCTCAGTCCCAGCAACGTCCAGTCGACTTCGGCACATTCACCGGAACCGGTGAACGCCATCTTCAGTGCTTCGCCCAGCGGAAACACGTCCAGCATGTAATCCAGGCCCGGCCCGCAGGACGGGACCAGGTCGGGCGGCAGGTTCTGCAGCCATACGTGGCGCGCCGCGATACCGACACCGCTGCCCGCCGCCAGCAAGACCAGCCCGCCATAGACCTTGCGCCCGACACCACGGGCGCCCTGCAGGGCCGCCGCCAGGAACACCAGGCCCAGCGCGATCATGGCGACGCGCTGGAAGATGCACAACGGGCAAGGTTCCAGGCCCAGTACGAACTGGGCGTAATAGGCATAGGCCATCAGGCCACTGCAGGCCAGGAAGCCGGCCAGGTTCGACAATCGGTAACGTTTTCCATCCAGATACATGGACAAATTCCTGTGCTGTTGTGCTGCGGCCCTAGCTGACCGGCAATGGTGCGGAAATCAGGCGTTCGATCCGGCTTCGCAATTCATTGCGAATGCTGCGGCATTCCTCGACACCCATGCCGGAAGGGTCCGAGAGATCCCAGTCCAGTTGCATGCGGCCCTTCGCCAGCACCTCCGGCTCGGGCCAGTTGATGGCCACCACGACATCGAATTCGATGGCCGGCAGGTCCTCGAGACCCTTGGACTGGTTGTAGGTAATGTCCACGCCCAGCTCCTGCATGACAGCAATGGCGTAGGCATCGACATAGCCAACAGGCTCGAAACCCGCGCTGAACGCTTCCGAACCCTCCGCAGACAACAGGTTGAAGATCGCCTCCGCCATCTGGCTTCGGCAACTGTTGTATTCGCTGGCAAACAGTACCCGCATGCGTCAATCGTACCCGAGAACGCCGATGCCGGCAGATTCTAGCCAAAAAAAATCGCTGGCGAAATAATGTTCACCAGTGATCAGTGTGCGGCACTGCGATTACTGCTTCGCAGCCAGCTCCTTCTCCACTGCCTCGATATCGGTGTGGCGTACATCCTTGCCATGCACCAGGTAGACGATGTATTCGCAGATGTTCTTGGCGTGGTCGCCGATGCGCTCCAGGGCACGCGCGCACCACATCACGTCCAGTGTCCGCTTGATGTTGCGCGGGTCTTCCATCATGAAAGTGATGCACTGTCGCAGGATGGCCTCGTACTCGCGGTCCACCTTTTCATCCTGCTTGGCGATTGCCACGGCCGCTTCCGGATCAAGCCGGGCAAACGCATCCAGTGCTCCCTGCAGCATGCTCCTGACCTTGCCGCCCATGTTCTCGATGGCGTTGTAGTCCGCGACCGGGCGCTCGTCCTCTGCCAGCCGGGTGGCGAGGTAACCGATCTTCTCGGCCTCGTCGCCCATGCGCTCCAGGTCGGTGATGGTCTTGATGATCGCCACGATCAGGCGCAGGTCGCTGGCCGCCGGCTGGCGTCGCGCCAGGATGCGGCTGCATTCCTCGTCGATCAGCACCTCGAGGTTGTTGACCTTGGCATCCTCGCGAACGACCTTCTGGCCCTTTTCGCTGTCACCGTCTATCAGGGCGTCGACCGCGTCACCGATCTGCTGCTCGACAATGCCGCCCATGGTCAGAACGTGGTTGCGGATGTCTTCCAGCTCTTCGTTGAACTGCTGGGAAATGTGATGATCGAGATTCAGTTTGTCCATTGCTCTGCTCCTGCCTGCCAGCAAGCGATCAGCCGTATCGGCCGGTAATGTAGTCTTCGGTCTGTTTCTTTTCCGGCTTGGTGAACAAGGTATCCGTATCACCAAACTCGATCAGGTCGCCCATGTACATGAAGGCGGTGTAATCGGAAACACGGGCCGCCTGCTGCATGTTGTGCGTGACGATCACGATGGTATAGCGCGACTTCAACTCGTAGATCAGTTCTTCGATCTTCAGTGTCGAGATCGGATCCAGTGCCGAGGCCGGCTCGTCAAGCAGCAACACTTCCGGCTCGATGGCAATCGAGCGCGCAATCACCAGGCGCTGCTGCTGGCCACCGGAAAGCCCGAAGGCGGAATCGTGCAGGCGGTCCTTGACCTCTTCCCAGAGGGCGGCACCCTTCAATGCCCACTCGACCTTGTCATCGAGCTCGTGGCGCTTGTTGACGCCCTTCAAGCGCAGCCCGTAAG is a window encoding:
- the dapC gene encoding succinyldiaminopimelate transaminase, with translation MNPFIKKLQPYPFERLAALKAGVTPETDKAHIALSIGEPQHAPPAFAIAELEKHMEGLAAYPQARGIPELRQAIAAWLQRRYDLGELIDPEQHVVPLTGTREGLFAFVQAAIDASKGAPAVLMPNPFYQIYEGAAYLAGAEPVYMNTTAETGFLPDFSRIDQATWQAAQIVFICTPGNPTGAVMSIEQMQELIGLADEHDFIIVSDECYAELYDEAGTPPPGLLEACKAMGRNDFKRCVVMHSLSKRSNLPGLRSGFAAGDADIIQPFIAYRTYHGCAMPLPAQHASIAAWNDDAHVSDNRRLYRQKYALAEKILGEVTELDIPSATFYLWMKTPIDAETFARKLFQQENLTTLPGSYLSRDTDSGNPGEGYLRVSLVPDLAACEDALWRIRRVIESLQVRHETRERS
- the dapD gene encoding 2,3,4,5-tetrahydropyridine-2,6-dicarboxylate N-succinyltransferase — translated: MSNLQDIIEHAFEERDGLSAASASPDLREAIDETIMRLDRGQERVAEKIDGEWVVHEWLKKAVLLYFRTHDNDVVQGGFTRFYDKVPMKYSGYSTDDFHRDGVRVVPPAMVRQGAYVGKDAVLMPSYINIGAWVGAGSMIDTWATVGSCAQIGANVHVSGGAGIGGVLEPLQATPTIIEDNCFIGARSEVVEGVIVEEGAVIGMGVFLGQSTRIYDRDKDEIIYGRVPAGSVVVPGTLPAANGKYSLACAVIVKKVDEKTRAKVGINSLLRSAQEEA
- a CDS encoding Spx/MgsR family RNA polymerase-binding regulatory protein, whose translation is MILYGIPNCDTCRKARKWLDSEGVAHEFHDVREQPLDRKTLADWERRFGDALVNRRSTTWRQLDESARRMDDIPALLLEHPTLMKRPVLAGRDFALLGFKPGDWQAAIEK
- the dapE gene encoding succinyl-diaminopimelate desuccinylase, encoding MSRTLELAQELIRRRSVTPDDAGCQDVLAARLESLGFRCEWLDRNGVRNLWAVRGDDGPLFAFAGHTDVVPTGPETEWTHPPFDAVVADGILHGRGAADMKGSLAAMLAATGQFLADTPEPAFRIAFLITSDEEGPARDGTLAVMETLAARNEQIDYCIVGEPSSRDALGDVIRVGRRGSLNAKLRIKGKQGHVAYPDLAMNPIHQAIKGLEGLVERIWDHGQDSFPPTSFQISNISAGTGAENVIPGSLDCAFNFRYSPALTSQRLRHQVVEELRYHDIEFDIEWRESGEPFYTEPGLLRDAVDAAIQQVCGRTPEHSTGGGTSDGRYIAPSGAQVVELGPINATIHQLDEQVSVAELDQLAETYTAVLVEVASRLG
- a CDS encoding disulfide bond formation protein B translates to MYLDGKRYRLSNLAGFLACSGLMAYAYYAQFVLGLEPCPLCIFQRVAMIALGLVFLAAALQGARGVGRKVYGGLVLLAAGSGVGIAARHVWLQNLPPDLVPSCGPGLDYMLDVFPLGEALKMAFTGSGECAEVDWTLLGLSMPTWTLLAFAGLGLAGLLVNFSRSSR
- the phoU gene encoding phosphate signaling complex protein PhoU, whose protein sequence is MDKLNLDHHISQQFNEELEDIRNHVLTMGGIVEQQIGDAVDALIDGDSEKGQKVVREDAKVNNLEVLIDEECSRILARRQPAASDLRLIVAIIKTITDLERMGDEAEKIGYLATRLAEDERPVADYNAIENMGGKVRSMLQGALDAFARLDPEAAVAIAKQDEKVDREYEAILRQCITFMMEDPRNIKRTLDVMWCARALERIGDHAKNICEYIVYLVHGKDVRHTDIEAVEKELAAKQ
- the pstB gene encoding phosphate ABC transporter ATP-binding protein PstB, with translation MNEQANGASKTHAIDMSQLQRGAESLSLANEDICMQVDKLSLRYGEKQALHGIDLQIPRQRVTAFIGPSGCGKSTLLRCFNRMNDLIDDVHIDGRILIDGEDIYDRRVDVSALRQRVGMVFQKPNPFPKSIYENVAYGLRLKGVNKRHELDDKVEWALKGAALWEEVKDRLHDSAFGLSGGQQQRLVIARSIAIEPEVLLLDEPASALDPISTLKIEELIYELKSRYTIVIVTHNMQQAARVSDYTAFMYMGDLIEFGDTDTLFTKPEKKQTEDYITGRYG